A single Mucilaginibacter inviolabilis DNA region contains:
- a CDS encoding TPM domain-containing protein, translating into MPVFTEEEQLRIRKAIQEAETRSSGEIRVCIEKKCSEDVLDRSAKYFYQLNMHKTKLRHGILIYVATVDRKFAIIGDAGINSVVPADFWDSTKEDMLQHFKYGDIVEGIVTGLKIAGEQLQKYFPHTGDNNNELPDDVAFMDGD; encoded by the coding sequence ATGCCCGTATTTACCGAAGAAGAGCAGCTGCGGATACGCAAAGCTATACAGGAAGCCGAAACCCGTAGTTCGGGCGAGATCAGGGTATGCATCGAAAAAAAATGCAGCGAAGATGTGCTCGACCGTTCTGCTAAGTATTTTTATCAGCTTAATATGCATAAAACCAAACTGCGTCATGGCATATTGATCTATGTAGCCACTGTCGATCGTAAGTTTGCCATTATTGGCGATGCCGGTATCAACTCGGTTGTCCCTGCTGATTTCTGGGATAGCACCAAAGAGGATATGCTGCAGCATTTTAAGTATGGCGATATTGTAGAGGGCATAGTTACCGGTTTAAAAATTGCCGGCGAACAATTGCAAAAGTATTTTCCACATACCGGAGACAATAATAATGAATTGCCCGATGACGTTGCCTTTATGGATGGCGATTAA
- a CDS encoding LemA family protein: MKKLLSVILIITAAMSLSSCSYNSMVKMDENVKTKWAAVQSQYQRRSDLIPNLVNTVKGAANFEKGTLTAVVEARAKATSVQVDPTKLTPESIKAFQSAQGELSTALGRLLSVTENYPNLKTNENFLGLQAQIEGTENRIQVARQDFNASVQEFNTKIRSFPANITAKMFGFSEKGYFTAEPGADKAPKVQF, from the coding sequence ATGAAAAAGTTATTATCGGTAATATTAATTATAACAGCGGCTATGTCATTAAGCTCATGCAGTTATAATAGCATGGTTAAAATGGACGAAAACGTAAAAACCAAATGGGCGGCCGTTCAAAGCCAATATCAACGCCGCAGCGATTTGATCCCTAACCTGGTGAACACCGTAAAAGGGGCTGCTAATTTTGAAAAAGGCACCTTAACTGCCGTTGTTGAAGCACGTGCCAAAGCAACATCTGTACAGGTTGACCCTACCAAATTGACCCCGGAATCCATCAAAGCATTCCAGTCCGCACAGGGCGAATTGAGTACTGCATTAGGCCGGTTATTGTCGGTAACCGAAAACTATCCGAACTTAAAAACCAACGAAAATTTCCTGGGTTTACAGGCACAGATAGAAGGTACAGAAAACCGCATACAGGTAGCCCGCCAGGATTTTAATGCTTCTGTACAGGAGTTTAACACCAAGATTCGTTCGTTCCCGGCCAATATCACCGCCAAAATGTTTGGCTTTAGCGAAAAAGGCTACTTCACCGCCGAACCCGGAGCCGATAAAGCCCCTAAGGTTCAATTTTAA
- a CDS encoding nuclear transport factor 2 family protein codes for MEQKPPLPPFTFETATQKVQLAEDAWNSKDPERVSLAYTIDSEWRNRSQFINGRAEIVQFLTTKWQKELDYKLKKELWAFTGNRIAVRFEYEYHDAAGQWYRAYGNENWEFNEHGLMQKRYASINDVLINEADRRL; via the coding sequence ATGGAACAAAAACCACCCCTACCACCCTTCACCTTTGAAACGGCGACTCAAAAAGTACAGCTGGCCGAAGACGCCTGGAACAGCAAGGATCCTGAAAGGGTATCCTTAGCCTACACTATCGATAGCGAATGGCGTAACCGCTCGCAGTTTATCAATGGCCGGGCCGAGATTGTACAATTCCTGACGACCAAATGGCAAAAAGAGCTCGACTATAAACTAAAAAAAGAGCTTTGGGCCTTCACCGGTAACCGGATAGCCGTACGTTTTGAATATGAATATCATGACGCCGCAGGGCAATGGTACCGCGCCTATGGTAACGAGAACTGGGAATTTAACGAACATGGCCTGATGCAAAAAAGATATGCCAGCATTAACGATGTACTTATTAACGAAGCAGACCGTCGGCTGTAA
- a CDS encoding DUF5703 domain-containing protein: MYKRQLGLGLLSIALASTTFAKPLQQDTLLNQYNVTWDTPGPTSAQSMPLGNGDIGLNVWVEKNGDLVFYISKTDAWGGELKEQKDPWMQQGGVLMKLGAIHVSVSPNPLAKTSTFKQILKLKNSEILVQEGEGKSAVKLRVWVDANHPVIRVEALSGSPVNVNVKLDNWRAGITDTVLNNQQNQIAWYHHNSPTTDPHLANLTFGAVIKGKGLTSKDASTLQSGKVTSQLISIYPLTAVAGSGEQWLSKLKQQVAGIEKLGLEQTRTAHQQWWRQFWNRSWVFLQGDDQAKQVTQGYVLQRFVTACAGRGTGPIKFNGSIFVVDNPNWKHDGKPDPQNADFRAWGGQYWFQNTRAMYWPRLMAGDFDMMLPLFNMYAKILPANAAQVKQFYNHGGAYFAETSPFWGGLQYMGPDVKPLYTNHYFTPILELSMMMLDYYEYTGDTKFAQQTLLPIATAGLQFFDQHFGRDNEGKLLLDPDNSIEMFWKVHNPAPDIAALHAVISRMLKLPATLVDDKTRAQWQKLYSILPPLPVSDDKKLLLPYTGPQTAKSFNSENPELYSIYPFRLYGIGKPDLELARNTFDARKQRSKGCWVQDPIQAAMLGEADVAKDYVSFALTRKAPDLKFPAFWASGNDYHPDEDNGGNGENGLQQMLLQADGKKIILLPAWPAGWNADFKLNAPYNTTVEGKVLNGKLQNLKVTPASRTADVIDMSKK; the protein is encoded by the coding sequence ATGTATAAAAGACAATTAGGCCTTGGCCTGTTATCGATTGCATTGGCTTCAACCACATTCGCCAAACCGCTTCAACAGGATACCCTGCTTAACCAATACAATGTAACCTGGGATACGCCAGGACCTACATCGGCACAATCCATGCCTTTGGGTAATGGCGATATCGGCCTCAATGTATGGGTAGAGAAAAACGGCGACCTGGTATTCTACATCAGCAAAACCGATGCCTGGGGCGGCGAGCTTAAAGAGCAAAAAGATCCCTGGATGCAGCAAGGTGGCGTACTGATGAAGCTGGGCGCTATCCATGTTTCGGTAAGCCCCAATCCACTGGCTAAAACATCAACCTTTAAACAAATACTAAAGCTTAAAAACAGCGAGATATTGGTACAGGAGGGCGAAGGCAAATCGGCAGTAAAGCTGCGGGTTTGGGTGGATGCCAATCATCCGGTGATCAGGGTAGAGGCATTAAGCGGCAGCCCGGTGAACGTTAATGTAAAGCTGGATAACTGGCGCGCGGGTATTACCGATACTGTATTGAATAATCAGCAAAACCAGATAGCCTGGTACCATCATAATTCTCCAACTACCGATCCTCACCTGGCTAACCTGACTTTTGGTGCTGTGATAAAAGGAAAAGGGTTGACGAGCAAAGATGCTTCGACATTACAATCAGGAAAAGTTACCTCACAGCTGATCTCTATTTATCCTTTAACCGCTGTTGCCGGTAGTGGAGAGCAATGGTTGTCGAAATTAAAACAACAGGTTGCCGGGATAGAAAAACTTGGGCTCGAACAAACCCGTACCGCACATCAACAATGGTGGCGGCAGTTCTGGAACCGCAGCTGGGTGTTTTTACAGGGCGATGATCAGGCCAAACAGGTTACCCAGGGCTACGTATTGCAGCGCTTTGTTACCGCCTGCGCGGGCCGTGGTACCGGGCCTATTAAATTCAACGGGTCGATATTTGTGGTGGATAACCCCAACTGGAAACATGATGGTAAGCCCGATCCGCAGAATGCCGATTTCAGGGCCTGGGGCGGGCAATACTGGTTTCAGAATACCCGTGCCATGTACTGGCCCAGATTGATGGCCGGCGACTTTGACATGATGCTGCCCTTGTTTAACATGTATGCCAAAATACTACCCGCCAATGCCGCGCAGGTAAAACAATTTTATAATCACGGCGGCGCTTACTTTGCCGAAACCTCGCCTTTTTGGGGCGGCTTGCAGTATATGGGGCCTGATGTAAAACCGCTATACACCAACCATTATTTTACGCCGATACTGGAACTGAGCATGATGATGCTCGACTATTACGAATATACCGGCGACACGAAATTTGCCCAGCAAACCCTGCTGCCCATAGCCACAGCCGGGCTGCAGTTCTTCGATCAGCATTTTGGCCGCGATAATGAGGGTAAGCTGTTACTTGATCCGGACAATTCCATTGAGATGTTCTGGAAGGTACACAACCCCGCGCCCGATATTGCAGCCCTGCATGCCGTGATTAGCCGGATGCTGAAATTACCTGCTACCCTGGTTGATGATAAAACCCGGGCGCAGTGGCAAAAATTGTACAGCATACTTCCACCGCTGCCGGTAAGCGACGATAAAAAATTATTGCTGCCTTATACCGGTCCGCAAACGGCCAAATCATTCAATAGCGAAAACCCGGAGCTGTACTCCATCTATCCTTTCCGGCTGTATGGCATCGGCAAGCCCGACCTGGAGCTGGCGCGCAATACTTTTGATGCCCGTAAACAACGCTCCAAAGGCTGCTGGGTGCAGGACCCGATACAGGCCGCCATGCTGGGCGAAGCCGATGTGGCAAAAGATTATGTGAGTTTCGCGCTTACCCGCAAAGCGCCTGATCTGAAATTCCCGGCTTTCTGGGCATCGGGCAATGATTATCATCCCGACGAAGATAATGGCGGCAACGGTGAAAACGGCTTACAGCAAATGCTGCTGCAAGCCGATGGCAAAAAGATCATCCTGCTGCCCGCGTGGCCTGCCGGTTGGAATGCCGATTTTAAACTGAACGCACCTTACAATACCACCGTTGAAGGCAAAGTACTGAACGGAAAATTACAAAACCTGAAAGTTACCCCGGCCAGCCGCACGGCCGATGTGATTGATATGAGCAAGAAATAA
- a CDS encoding S41 family peptidase: MKKLYAVLFLAVLWQTGARAQDAGAYFTSNPALTPNGKTVIFSYEGDLWKADINNPTAVRLTAMQGEEINPRVSPDGQWLAFSSNQFGNYDVYVMPLAGGDIKQLTYSDAADNVDSWSWDSKSIYFNSSRYNGFSEYKVAVTGGTPSRLFGNYFNTIHGVVEHPQTGELFFSNTWESIYFSNRKHYKGAYNPDIQSYNPKTKAYKKYTDWQGKDFWTTIDQKGNIYFVSDEGNEEYNLYTFIDGKKTALTQFPTSIKRPNVSADGSKVVFEKDYQLFVFDVASKQTQKLNLHLFRNNVLPKDQAFEVGGKIESAALSPDGKKLAFVSRGELFVSDVEGKFVQKLERNTSERVTEVSWMADNKTLIFAQTLGGFPNWYTIPADGTGIEKQVTNDKGSNRLLAMNKDRTQAVYLSGRNELRLMDLKTMTSKTIVTDEFWGFYNPQPRFSPNGEYVVYNAYRNFEMDIFVYEIKTGKVLNLTNSGVTEAAPFWSADGKYLFFASSRTQPEYPYGSKDAHIYRMPLQKYDEPFRMDKFSALFKEEKKDADDKKDKDKKTSTKKKPLSEQPAPKPPADIVIDTDELMKRLERVSPEFGQAQGPYVIQKGDKTLVYYSSNHSEGKAALYRTTLEAFEQSKTEKVGGGDFGNYNIFGNGDKYFVQAGGNIYTLNIDANKVDKVDINYGFTRNLAGEFTQIFDETWAGLDENYYDGQFHGADWKKVHDTYKAFVPYITNRADLRLLLNDMLGELNSSHQGFYSNGSEETKNLTYRTMETGIIFDNNAPYKVSGIATRSNADKAGIDVKAGDKLKAVNGVTVDEKQDRNYYFTKPSLDKEIELTFDRAGKDIKVKLHPEASGDFVGNLYEDWIEGNAKAVAEKSKGRIAYSYMKNMGQGALEDFLEDMVDDAYKKDALILDLRYNTGGNVHDDVLKFLSQKPYLQWAYRDGKKTQQPNFAPASKPIILLVNEQTLSDGEMTAAGFKALGLGKIIGTETYRWIIFTSGKGLVDGSFYRIPAWGCYTLDGKDIEKTGVSPDIYVKTDFADRMENKDPQLDRAIEEILKQLPPSK; the protein is encoded by the coding sequence ATGAAGAAACTATACGCGGTACTGTTTTTGGCAGTACTTTGGCAAACAGGTGCCAGGGCACAAGACGCAGGGGCATATTTTACTTCAAACCCGGCCCTTACACCCAATGGTAAAACCGTTATTTTTAGTTACGAGGGCGATCTTTGGAAAGCCGACATCAATAATCCTACAGCGGTAAGGCTTACCGCCATGCAGGGCGAAGAGATAAATCCTCGTGTATCGCCCGATGGACAATGGCTTGCCTTTTCATCAAACCAATTTGGCAATTACGATGTGTATGTTATGCCTCTTGCCGGTGGCGATATCAAACAGCTAACTTATAGCGATGCCGCCGACAATGTTGATTCATGGAGCTGGGATTCCAAATCCATCTACTTTAATTCATCACGGTATAATGGTTTCAGCGAATATAAAGTGGCGGTTACCGGAGGTACCCCAAGCCGCTTGTTCGGTAATTATTTTAATACCATCCATGGCGTAGTTGAGCACCCCCAAACCGGCGAGCTGTTTTTCAGCAATACCTGGGAAAGTATCTATTTCTCAAACCGTAAGCATTATAAAGGTGCCTACAATCCCGATATCCAATCATACAATCCTAAAACAAAGGCTTACAAAAAATATACCGACTGGCAGGGCAAGGATTTCTGGACCACCATTGATCAAAAAGGCAATATCTACTTCGTATCCGATGAGGGTAACGAGGAGTACAACCTGTACACTTTTATCGATGGTAAAAAAACAGCGTTAACCCAGTTCCCTACATCAATCAAACGCCCTAATGTAAGTGCCGATGGCAGCAAGGTTGTTTTTGAAAAAGATTACCAATTATTTGTTTTCGATGTAGCTTCCAAACAAACCCAAAAGCTAAACTTACACCTGTTCCGCAATAATGTATTACCTAAAGACCAGGCTTTTGAGGTTGGTGGTAAAATTGAATCGGCAGCCCTATCGCCCGATGGTAAAAAGCTGGCTTTTGTATCGCGCGGCGAATTGTTTGTGAGCGATGTGGAAGGTAAGTTTGTTCAGAAACTTGAACGCAACACAAGCGAACGTGTTACCGAGGTGAGCTGGATGGCTGATAATAAAACGCTCATTTTTGCACAAACACTGGGCGGCTTCCCCAACTGGTACACCATTCCCGCCGATGGCACAGGTATCGAAAAGCAGGTAACTAACGATAAAGGTAGCAACCGGTTGTTGGCTATGAATAAAGACCGAACGCAGGCCGTTTACCTGAGCGGTCGTAACGAGCTCCGTTTAATGGATCTGAAAACTATGACTTCCAAAACAATTGTTACAGATGAGTTTTGGGGGTTTTATAACCCGCAGCCGCGTTTTTCGCCCAATGGCGAGTATGTAGTTTATAATGCCTACCGCAATTTTGAGATGGACATTTTTGTTTACGAGATAAAAACCGGGAAGGTATTGAACCTCACCAACAGCGGTGTTACAGAAGCGGCGCCGTTTTGGTCGGCCGATGGTAAGTACCTCTTCTTTGCATCGTCGCGTACCCAGCCCGAGTACCCGTACGGTTCAAAGGATGCGCATATTTATCGTATGCCGCTGCAAAAATATGATGAACCTTTCCGGATGGATAAATTCTCGGCCCTTTTCAAGGAGGAGAAAAAAGACGCTGACGATAAAAAAGATAAAGACAAAAAGACATCGACCAAAAAGAAACCACTGTCAGAGCAGCCTGCCCCTAAACCGCCTGCCGATATTGTTATAGATACTGACGAACTGATGAAACGGCTGGAACGCGTGAGCCCGGAATTTGGCCAGGCACAGGGGCCTTATGTTATTCAAAAAGGTGATAAAACGCTGGTTTATTACTCGTCAAACCATAGCGAAGGCAAAGCCGCCCTTTACCGCACCACGCTCGAAGCTTTTGAGCAGTCCAAAACCGAAAAAGTTGGTGGCGGTGATTTTGGCAACTATAATATTTTTGGCAATGGCGATAAATATTTTGTGCAGGCAGGCGGCAACATCTATACGTTAAATATTGATGCCAATAAGGTTGATAAAGTAGATATCAACTACGGCTTTACCCGCAACCTTGCCGGCGAATTTACCCAGATCTTTGATGAAACCTGGGCGGGTTTGGATGAGAACTATTACGATGGCCAGTTTCATGGCGCCGATTGGAAAAAGGTGCATGATACTTACAAAGCCTTTGTTCCCTACATAACCAATCGTGCCGATCTGCGCCTGTTGCTTAATGACATGCTTGGCGAACTTAACTCATCGCACCAGGGTTTTTACTCAAATGGCAGCGAGGAAACGAAAAATCTAACCTACCGTACTATGGAAACCGGGATCATATTTGATAACAACGCGCCATATAAAGTAAGCGGCATAGCTACCCGCAGCAATGCCGATAAAGCAGGCATTGATGTAAAAGCCGGGGATAAACTGAAAGCGGTAAATGGTGTTACTGTTGATGAAAAACAGGACCGTAATTATTACTTCACCAAACCATCGCTCGATAAGGAAATTGAATTAACATTTGACCGCGCGGGCAAGGACATTAAAGTTAAACTACACCCGGAAGCAAGCGGTGATTTTGTGGGCAACCTTTATGAAGACTGGATTGAAGGCAACGCCAAAGCCGTAGCTGAAAAAAGTAAAGGCCGCATTGCCTACTCCTACATGAAAAATATGGGGCAAGGCGCTCTTGAAGATTTCCTGGAGGATATGGTTGATGACGCCTACAAAAAAGATGCGCTGATCCTCGACCTGAGGTACAATACCGGCGGCAACGTGCATGATGATGTGCTGAAATTCCTTTCGCAAAAGCCATATTTGCAGTGGGCTTACCGAGATGGTAAAAAAACGCAGCAACCAAACTTCGCGCCGGCCAGCAAACCCATCATCCTGCTTGTAAACGAGCAAACCCTAAGCGATGGCGAAATGACCGCAGCGGGTTTCAAAGCCTTAGGCTTAGGTAAGATCATCGGCACAGAAACCTACCGCTGGATCATTTTTACCAGTGGCAAAGGCCTGGTTGATGGCTCGTTTTACCGCATACCGGCATGGGGCTGTTATACGCTTGACGGCAAGGACATTGAGAAAACAGGCGTATCACCGGATATTTATGTGAAAACAGATTTCGCCGACAGGATGGAGAACAAGGACCCACAACTGGACAGGGCTATTGAAGAGATACTGAAGCAGTTGCCCCCTTCTAAATAA
- a CDS encoding GDSL-type esterase/lipase family protein, protein MKNILVVLIALCLVVPAAAVTRITCIGASITYGATLPDPATQSFPAQLGALLGKGYQVSNFGVSGATLLSKGNFPYVSTPAYQQALKSNPDIVFIDLGGNDAKAINRSHYNEFEGDYHVLIKSFRELPSHPRIILLQAMPSFEKDSVGIYDPVIVNQVNPHIRQVAYDEKLEVLDMHSPLINHAELMPDRIHPNIQGSAIAAKKLYDAVLLPLDNGFDIFKAIKQPYKTDSFYGYPCATFTLDGRECKVVKPKRPAKGRPWIWRARFWGHEPQTDIALLEHGFHVVYSDVAELLGNDEAIIRWNNFYKILHDGGLGQKAVLEGMSRGGIYIYNWAAVNPTKVAAVYADNALLDLQFRSDSTLLKKDFNLKQVKDLAALKASPLDKVSQIVAGKYPMLHLSADEDEALDPSKNTLLFEQKVKALGGSITVIHKPGFKHHPHSLPNPQPIVDFILKATGSVN, encoded by the coding sequence ATGAAAAACATTCTAGTTGTACTCATCGCCTTATGCCTGGTAGTCCCGGCAGCGGCCGTTACCCGCATCACTTGTATTGGCGCCAGCATTACCTATGGCGCAACGCTACCCGATCCGGCAACACAGTCGTTCCCGGCACAGCTGGGAGCTCTGCTCGGTAAAGGTTACCAGGTAAGCAATTTTGGTGTGAGCGGAGCCACATTGCTCAGTAAAGGCAACTTCCCTTATGTGAGCACACCAGCCTATCAACAGGCGCTCAAAAGCAATCCAGATATTGTGTTTATCGATCTGGGTGGTAATGATGCCAAAGCTATTAACCGTTCGCACTATAATGAGTTTGAGGGTGATTACCACGTGCTTATCAAATCATTCAGAGAACTGCCATCGCACCCGCGCATCATTTTACTGCAAGCCATGCCTTCCTTTGAAAAAGATAGTGTGGGTATTTATGACCCGGTTATCGTGAACCAGGTGAACCCGCACATCAGGCAGGTGGCCTATGACGAAAAGCTGGAAGTACTGGATATGCATTCGCCATTGATCAATCACGCAGAATTGATGCCCGACAGGATCCACCCTAATATACAAGGCTCGGCCATTGCTGCCAAAAAACTGTATGATGCCGTGCTATTGCCGCTGGATAACGGGTTCGATATTTTTAAAGCCATCAAACAGCCTTATAAAACCGACTCGTTTTATGGTTATCCCTGTGCCACTTTTACCCTTGATGGCCGCGAATGCAAAGTGGTAAAACCCAAACGGCCCGCCAAAGGCCGTCCCTGGATTTGGCGGGCACGTTTCTGGGGGCACGAACCACAAACCGACATTGCCTTGCTTGAGCATGGTTTTCATGTAGTGTACAGCGACGTAGCCGAGCTGTTGGGTAACGACGAGGCCATTATCCGTTGGAATAATTTTTACAAGATCCTGCACGATGGCGGTCTGGGCCAGAAAGCGGTGCTGGAAGGCATGAGCCGCGGTGGGATTTATATCTATAACTGGGCAGCCGTTAATCCAACTAAAGTAGCTGCTGTATATGCCGATAATGCCCTGCTTGATCTGCAATTCCGGTCGGATTCCACCTTGCTAAAAAAAGATTTTAACCTCAAACAAGTAAAAGATCTGGCCGCCTTAAAGGCAAGTCCGCTGGACAAAGTTTCGCAGATTGTAGCCGGTAAATACCCCATGCTGCACCTCTCAGCCGATGAGGATGAAGCCCTTGATCCCTCCAAAAACACGCTCCTGTTTGAGCAAAAGGTAAAAGCCCTGGGTGGTTCTATCACCGTGATCCACAAACCCGGTTTTAAACATCACCCGCATAGTTTGCCCAACCCGCAACCCATTGTTGATTTTATTTTGAAGGCCACAGGAAGTGTTAATTAG
- a CDS encoding helix-turn-helix domain-containing protein has translation MLKENQLSQQSEIHYSCYYTRSRGGEQFIPEHAFSFQISGDLTLTDADKVYHSGPGDFRLSRRNQLVKFLKQPPPGGEFKSVSIFLDQQTLRNFSMEYGYKAQKQYEGDSIIILKPNPLYKSFIDSLQPYEHIQQPVDKNLLSVKLREAILILLQGNPELKDVLFDFSEPGKIDLEGFMNKNFHFNVQLKRFAYLTGRSLATFKRDFEKIFHITPSRWLQQKRLHEAHYQIKEQGKAPSDVYLELGFEDLSHFSYAFKKTFGVAPSRV, from the coding sequence ATGCTTAAAGAGAATCAGCTTAGTCAGCAATCAGAGATCCATTACTCCTGCTATTATACCAGGAGCCGTGGCGGCGAACAGTTTATTCCGGAGCATGCTTTCAGCTTTCAGATCTCGGGCGATCTTACGCTTACCGACGCGGATAAGGTATACCATTCCGGTCCCGGTGATTTCCGTTTGAGCCGCAGGAACCAGCTGGTTAAATTTCTGAAACAGCCACCTCCCGGCGGCGAGTTTAAATCGGTGTCGATATTCCTGGACCAGCAAACGCTCCGTAATTTCAGCATGGAATATGGCTACAAAGCACAAAAACAATATGAGGGCGATAGCATTATCATACTAAAACCCAACCCGCTTTATAAAAGTTTCATCGACTCCTTGCAGCCTTATGAACATATCCAACAACCCGTTGATAAAAATCTGCTGTCGGTCAAATTACGCGAAGCCATACTGATATTACTACAGGGAAACCCTGAGCTTAAAGATGTACTGTTTGATTTTAGCGAACCCGGCAAAATTGACCTGGAAGGTTTTATGAACAAAAACTTTCATTTCAATGTGCAGCTCAAAAGGTTTGCTTATTTAACCGGCAGAAGCCTGGCCACCTTTAAGCGCGATTTTGAAAAGATATTTCATATTACCCCCAGCCGCTGGCTACAACAAAAAAGGTTGCATGAGGCACACTATCAGATCAAGGAACAAGGCAAGGCGCCATCCGATGTTTACCTGGAGCTGGGCTTTGAGGATCTGTCGCATTTTTCCTATGCTTTTAAAAAAACATTTGGTGTAGCGCCATCGAGGGTGTGA
- a CDS encoding oxidoreductase, producing MTKIWFITGSSRGLGRSLTEAVLAKGDKVAATARKPEQLKDLAAQYPGQLFPLQLDVTNKAQIVAAVESTIAHFGRIDVLVNNAGFGIIGAAEAFTDEQVRSQLETNLYAPIEITRVVLPHMRKQRSGRILQISSVGGRVGSMGLTIYQAAKFGLGGFTEALAKEVAGLGIYVTSVEPGGFRTDWAGDSMTYAPSVEGYESTVDARVGFFQSGKFVPVGDPDKAAKAMVELVDHPEPPTHLILGSEAIGLLKNADNLRSAEMEKWMPVSLSTDHDEAENFLESEAGKLLMNIKK from the coding sequence ATGACAAAGATTTGGTTTATAACAGGCAGCTCCCGCGGATTGGGACGCAGCTTAACAGAAGCAGTACTGGCTAAAGGCGATAAAGTAGCCGCCACAGCACGCAAACCCGAACAATTAAAAGACCTGGCCGCTCAATATCCCGGGCAGTTATTTCCGCTACAACTGGATGTGACCAACAAAGCGCAGATCGTTGCAGCGGTTGAAAGCACCATCGCCCATTTTGGTCGCATTGATGTGTTGGTGAACAATGCCGGTTTTGGCATTATTGGCGCTGCCGAAGCTTTTACAGATGAGCAGGTACGCAGCCAGTTGGAAACCAACCTGTATGCCCCTATCGAAATTACCCGCGTGGTATTGCCTCATATGCGCAAACAGCGTTCGGGCCGTATTTTGCAGATCAGCTCCGTTGGCGGGCGTGTAGGTAGTATGGGACTAACCATATACCAGGCTGCCAAATTTGGCCTGGGTGGTTTCACCGAAGCGCTGGCCAAAGAGGTAGCAGGCCTGGGCATCTATGTAACCAGCGTAGAACCGGGTGGCTTCCGTACCGACTGGGCCGGCGATTCCATGACCTACGCCCCATCTGTTGAAGGCTATGAATCAACCGTAGATGCACGGGTTGGATTTTTCCAAAGCGGCAAATTTGTACCCGTAGGCGATCCGGATAAAGCGGCTAAAGCAATGGTGGAACTGGTTGATCATCCAGAACCGCCTACTCACCTGATATTAGGCAGCGAAGCTATCGGCTTGTTAAAAAATGCTGATAACTTACGCTCCGCCGAAATGGAAAAATGGATGCCGGTAAGTCTTTCCACAGATCACGATGAGGCAGAAAATTTCCTGGAATCAGAAGCAGGCAAACTGCTGATGAATATTAAAAAGTAA